A window from Vigna angularis cultivar LongXiaoDou No.4 chromosome 7, ASM1680809v1, whole genome shotgun sequence encodes these proteins:
- the LOC108338497 gene encoding uncharacterized protein LOC108338497, with protein MNAFKAYKACVPIAWSPNLYITLVRGIPGTRRLHRRTLEALRLRKCNRTVMRWNTPTVRGMLQQVKRLIVIETEEMYKARKQKEETHRALRPPLVISHKPPSLTDAL; from the exons ATGAATGCGTTCAAGGCATACAAGGCTTGCGTGCCAATTGCTTGGAGCCCAAATCTCTACATAACTTTGGTGAGGGGTATTCCAGGGACCAGGAGGCTCCATAGGCGCACTTTGGAAGCACTTCGCCTACGCAAATGCAATCGAACTGTCATGCGATGGAACACACCTACGGTTAGGGGGATGCTCCAACAG GTCAAGAGGTTAATTGTTATTGAGACAGAGGAAATGTACAAGGCCCGCAAACAGAAGGAGGAAACGCACCGAGCTCTACGTCCTCCGCTGGTCATAAGTCATAAACCTCCCTCGCTTACTGATGCTTTATGA
- the LOC108338496 gene encoding protein NRT1/ PTR FAMILY 6.4, translating into MVLVASHGEEEKGAEGIAAVDFRGHPVDKTKTGGWLAAGLILGTELAERICVMGIAMNLVTYLVGDLNLPSADSATIVTNVMGTLNLLGLVGGFLADAKLGRYLTVAISATIAAVGVSLLTAATTIPSMRPPTCSGVRKQHHECIQATGKQLALLYVALYTVAVGGGGIKSNVSGFGSDQFDTTDPKEERRMIFFFNRFYFFISIGSLFSVVVLVYVQDDIGRGWGYGISAGTMLLAVGILFAGTPFYRFKRPQGSPLTVIWRVLFLAWKNRALPNPSQPSFLNGYLQAKVPHTQRFRFLDKAAILDENSSKDENKENPWIVSTVTQVEEVKMVIKLLPIWSTCILFWTVYSQMNTFTIEQATFMNRKVGSLEVPAGSLSAFLIITILLFTSLNEKLTVPLSRKLTHNVQGLTSLQRVGIGLFFSIIAMVVAAIVEKERRGNAVKKSTAISAFWLVPQFFLVGAGEAFAYVGQLEFFIREAPERMKSMSTGLFLSTLSMGYFVSSLLVSIVDKASNKRWLRSNLNKGRLDYFYWLLAVLGVLNFIFFLVLAKRHQYKAQHGIQPNNGAEKELVRTNDVIVGVDGKEEA; encoded by the exons AGAGGAGGAAAAAGGGGCAGAAGGCATTGCTGCTGTGGATTTTCGAGGCCACCCAGTAGACAAGACAAAAACCGGAGGATGGCTTGCAGCAGGGCTCATCTTAG GTACTGAACTGGCAGAAAGAATATGTGTGATGGGCATAGCCATGAATTTAGTGACCTACTTGGTTGGAGATTTGAATCTCCCTTCAGCTGATTCTGCCACCATAGTTACCAATGTCATGGGAACTCTCAACCTTCTTGGCCTTGTTGGTGGCTTCCTCGCTGATGCCAAACTTGGCAGATACCTGACTGTTGCCATATCTGCAACCATAGCTGCTGTG GGAGTGAGTTTGTTAACTGCGGCTACCACCATTCCTAGCATGAGGCCCCCCACATGCAGTGGTGTCAGAAAACAACACCATGAATGCATTCAAGCTACTGGCAAACAATTGGCTTTGCTATATGTAGCACTTTACACTGTAGCAGTGGGTGGAGGAGGCATAAAATCCAATGTCTCAGGTTTTGGGTCTGATCAGTTTGATACAACAGACCCGAAGGAGGAAAGGAGGATGATATTTTTCTTCAACAGGTTCTACTTCTTCATCAGTATTGGGTCCTTGTTTTCTGTAGTTGTCCTGGTGTATGTGCAAGACGACATAGGAAGAGGGTGGGGTTATGGGATTTCAGCAGGAACAATGTTGCTTGCAGTTGGTATTTTGTTTGCTGGCACGCCATTCTATCGATTCAAGAGGCCACAAGGGAGCCCCTTAACAGTTATATGGAGAGTGCTGTTTTTGGCTTGGAAGAATAGGGCTCTTCCTAACCCTTCACAGCCCTCCTTTCTCAATGGTTATCTTCAAGCCAAGGTGCCACATACTCAGAGGTTCAG GTTCCTTGACAAAGCTGCAATTCTAGATGAGAACAGTTCAAAGgatgaaaacaaagaaaatccATGGATAGTTTCCACAGTGACTCAAGTTGAGGAGGTTAAAATGGTAATTAAGCTCCTTCCCATTTGGTCTACATGTATCCTCTTCTGGACTGTCTATTCTCAAATGAATACCTTCACCATTGAGCAAGCTACATTCATGAATCGAAAAGTTGGATCTCTAGAAGTTCCAGCAGGATCTCTATCAGCTTTCCTCATAATTACCATTCTCCTCTTTACCTCCCTAAATGAGAAACTCACTGTCCCCTTATCTCGGAAACTCACCCACAATGTCCAGGGGCTCACAAGTCTTCAGAGGGTTGGAATTGGACTATTTTTCTCCATCATTGCCATGGTTGTAGCTGCAATTGTTGAGAAAGAAAGGAGGGGGAATGCAGTAAAAAAAAGTACTGCAATAAGCGCCTTTTGGCTGGTACCTCAGTTTTTTCTGGTGGGTGCGGGGGAAGCATTTGCCTATGTTGGACAACTAGAATTTTTCATTAGGGAGGCTCCAGAGAGAATGAAATCAATGAGCACAGGACTTTTCCTATCTACACTTTCAATGGGTTATTTTGTCAGTAGCTTATTGGTGTCAATCGTGGACAAGGCAAGTAACAAGAGATGGTTACGGAGCAATCTGAACAAGGGAAGGCTAGATTACTTCTATTGGTTGCTTGCAGTGCTAGGAGtgctgaattttatattttttctggTTCTGGCAAAGAGGCATCAGTACAAAGCTCAGCATGGCATACAGCCTAATAACGGTGCAGAAAAAGAGCTTGTGCGTACAAATGATGTGATAGTTGGAGTTGatggaaaagaagaagcatAG